Proteins from one Listeria innocua genomic window:
- a CDS encoding DNA topoisomerase III, with the protein MTKTLVLAEKPSVGKDIGRVLGAKQGKNGYLEGGKYVVTWALGHLVTLADPERYDPKYKNWNMEDLPMLPEKMKLEPIKQTRKQYETVKKLMNRTDITTIVIGTDAGREGELVARWIIDYAKIKKPLKRLWISSVTDKAIREGFEHLKPGNAYENLYHSAVARSEADWVVGINATRALTTKYNAQLSCGRVQTPTLAMIQHREEEIRNFKPREYYRITALTEQESFTWNNGQTFDKDLAEKLVKSLQGETALITDVAMKEKKTFSPGLYDLTELQRDANNRYDFSAKETLNIMQTLYERHKVLTYPRTDSRFISTDIVPTLKERLEACGVGENAKAARQISGKPIKANKSFVDNSKVSDHHAIIPTEQPVSLGDLSDKERKIYDLVVKRFLAVLSDPYIYEETSVKAKIGQEDFTLKGKVVKSLGWKSIYGEAREPDQLTKMKKGDKIPVKRVNLETGKTKPPARFNEATLLSAMENPSKYMETTSKALAKTLGETGGLGTVATRADIIEKLFNSFAIEKQGKEIHITSKGRQLLELVPEDLKSSELTARWEQKLSKIAKGELDYRKFTAEMRDYAKKAVTEIKQNDKKFRHDNITSQKCPDCGKPMLKVKGKRGTMLVCQDRECGHRESVSRTTNARCPNCHKRMEMRGEGDKQIFVCVCGHREKLTAFQERRNKQKNKNVSKTDVAKFMKKQKEQDDEPFNNPMAEALAKLKLDK; encoded by the coding sequence GGCCGATCCAGAACGCTACGACCCAAAATACAAGAATTGGAATATGGAAGACTTACCAATGCTTCCAGAAAAAATGAAACTAGAACCAATTAAACAAACAAGAAAACAATATGAAACAGTTAAAAAATTGATGAACCGTACTGATATAACTACCATTGTTATTGGAACAGATGCAGGGCGAGAAGGAGAACTAGTAGCTCGCTGGATTATTGATTATGCGAAAATCAAAAAACCTCTAAAAAGATTATGGATTTCCTCCGTAACAGATAAGGCGATACGAGAAGGATTTGAACATTTAAAACCAGGAAATGCTTACGAAAACCTGTATCATTCTGCTGTGGCGCGCTCTGAGGCTGACTGGGTAGTGGGGATTAATGCTACACGCGCGTTAACAACCAAATACAATGCACAACTATCCTGTGGTCGCGTGCAAACACCCACGCTTGCAATGATTCAGCATCGTGAAGAAGAAATACGTAACTTTAAACCGCGAGAATACTACAGAATTACCGCGTTAACAGAGCAAGAAAGTTTCACGTGGAACAATGGACAAACTTTTGATAAGGATTTAGCTGAAAAACTAGTAAAATCTTTACAAGGCGAAACGGCGTTAATTACAGACGTTGCTATGAAAGAAAAGAAAACTTTTTCACCCGGGCTATATGATTTAACCGAATTGCAACGTGATGCCAATAATAGATATGATTTTTCAGCGAAAGAAACGCTTAATATTATGCAAACCTTGTACGAACGGCATAAGGTATTAACTTATCCGCGAACTGATTCACGCTTTATTTCAACTGATATTGTCCCTACTCTAAAAGAGCGTTTAGAAGCTTGTGGTGTGGGCGAAAATGCCAAAGCTGCCCGCCAAATCAGTGGTAAACCAATTAAAGCAAATAAATCGTTTGTAGATAACAGCAAAGTAAGTGACCATCACGCCATTATTCCGACCGAGCAGCCCGTTTCACTCGGAGATTTAAGCGATAAAGAACGGAAAATTTATGATTTGGTAGTCAAACGTTTTTTAGCAGTACTTTCGGATCCATATATTTATGAAGAAACCTCTGTAAAAGCAAAAATCGGTCAAGAAGACTTCACTTTAAAAGGTAAGGTTGTTAAGTCCTTAGGCTGGAAAAGTATATACGGTGAGGCGCGTGAACCCGATCAACTGACTAAAATGAAAAAAGGCGACAAAATTCCTGTTAAGCGTGTAAATTTAGAAACAGGAAAAACAAAGCCGCCAGCAAGATTTAATGAAGCAACTTTACTGTCAGCAATGGAAAATCCGTCAAAATATATGGAAACAACGAGTAAAGCACTGGCCAAGACTCTTGGCGAAACAGGTGGTCTTGGAACAGTTGCTACACGAGCAGACATCATCGAAAAACTTTTCAATAGTTTTGCCATAGAAAAACAAGGCAAGGAAATTCACATTACATCTAAAGGACGGCAATTACTCGAATTAGTTCCAGAAGATTTAAAATCCTCTGAACTAACTGCGCGATGGGAGCAAAAGCTATCCAAAATCGCAAAAGGAGAATTAGATTATCGTAAATTTACTGCGGAAATGCGGGATTATGCTAAAAAAGCAGTAACAGAAATAAAGCAAAACGATAAAAAATTCCGTCATGATAACATTACATCACAAAAATGTCCGGATTGCGGCAAGCCAATGCTAAAAGTGAAAGGTAAGCGCGGAACGATGCTCGTTTGTCAGGACCGTGAATGTGGTCATCGTGAATCAGTTTCAAGAACGACCAATGCGCGCTGTCCAAACTGCCATAAACGTATGGAAATGCGCGGTGAAGGGGATAAACAGATTTTTGTATGTGTTTGCGGACATCGTGAAAAGCTAACTGCCTTCCAAGAGCGCCGCAATAAACAGAAAAACAAAAATGTATCCAAAACAGACGTGGCCAAGTTTATGAAAAAACAAAAAGAGCAAGATGATGAACCTTTTAACAACCCAATGGCCGAAGCATTAGCAAAATTAAAGCTAGATAAATAA
- the pbpD1 gene encoding D-alanyl-D-alanine carboxypeptidase PBPD1, producing the protein MKNIIKKTGIVIMAASLAVSGFLVSPKAAQAAEAPNVNANAAIAIEESTGKILYSKDADKLMGIASMTKMMDEYLLLEAIDKGQLKWDDKVTISEYAYKVSQDTSLSNVPLRLGEEYSVQELYEAMAIYSANGAAIAISEKIAGSEKEFVDLMNKKAEELKLGDHQFVNSTGLNNEDLKGGQQVGGPTDENKMTARGMAKLAKHLIDDYPDVLKTASTTKKEFRKGTSDQIDMSNWNWLLPGLIYGRKGVDGLKTGTTDYAGMCLTATAVQDGMRVVTVVLHANGGGKGEHTSARFDETNKMLDYAFNNFKVKEVQKAGSKVKIPSTIAVDKGKEDTVGLITKDAVKLVVPKNDNEPKLSTKVKLKEKTLEAPVKKNTEVGEMEVSLKDGDKLGYLDGTQTENIKVLTAGDVEKANWFALSAQAVGSFFKGIGSYVSNGVQGWFN; encoded by the coding sequence GTGAAAAACATAATTAAAAAAACAGGGATCGTAATCATGGCAGCATCCCTTGCAGTAAGTGGCTTTTTAGTAAGTCCGAAAGCAGCACAAGCCGCGGAAGCACCAAATGTAAATGCAAACGCAGCAATCGCGATTGAAGAGAGTACTGGTAAAATTTTATATTCAAAAGATGCTGATAAGCTAATGGGAATTGCATCCATGACGAAAATGATGGATGAATACTTATTACTTGAAGCTATTGATAAAGGACAATTGAAATGGGACGATAAAGTAACTATTTCTGAATATGCCTACAAAGTTTCTCAAGACACTTCCTTATCGAATGTTCCACTTAGATTAGGTGAAGAGTATAGTGTTCAAGAATTATATGAAGCTATGGCGATTTATTCCGCGAATGGGGCTGCAATTGCCATTTCTGAAAAAATAGCGGGTTCTGAAAAAGAATTTGTTGATTTAATGAACAAAAAAGCAGAAGAATTAAAACTAGGCGATCACCAATTTGTTAACTCGACTGGACTTAACAATGAAGATTTAAAAGGTGGCCAGCAAGTGGGCGGTCCAACAGATGAGAACAAGATGACGGCTCGCGGGATGGCAAAGCTTGCGAAACACTTAATTGATGATTATCCTGATGTTCTTAAAACAGCTAGTACAACGAAAAAAGAATTCCGTAAAGGCACATCTGACCAAATTGACATGTCGAACTGGAACTGGTTACTACCAGGATTAATTTACGGTCGTAAAGGTGTCGATGGCTTGAAAACCGGAACTACTGATTACGCTGGAATGTGTTTGACTGCAACAGCTGTACAAGACGGCATGCGAGTTGTTACCGTGGTACTTCATGCTAACGGCGGTGGTAAAGGTGAACATACGAGTGCTCGTTTTGACGAAACAAACAAAATGCTAGATTATGCATTTAACAATTTCAAAGTAAAAGAAGTACAAAAAGCAGGCTCGAAAGTGAAAATTCCTTCTACAATCGCTGTAGATAAAGGTAAGGAAGACACAGTTGGACTTATCACAAAAGATGCTGTGAAGCTAGTTGTACCAAAAAACGACAATGAACCTAAATTAAGCACTAAAGTTAAACTGAAAGAAAAAACCTTAGAAGCACCAGTTAAAAAGAATACGGAAGTTGGCGAAATGGAAGTATCCTTAAAAGATGGCGACAAATTAGGTTATCTTGATGGAACACAAACAGAAAATATTAAAGTACTAACTGCTGGCGATGTCGAAAAGGCAAACTGGTTTGCACTTTCCGCTCAAGCAGTAGGTTCTTTCTTTAAAGGCATTGGAAGCTACGTTTCTAATGGTGTGCAAGGTTGGTTTAATTAA
- a CDS encoding ABC transporter ATP-binding protein, translating to MKEFKQISRFFWHYLRGYKPQLFVILIAVVFATYLQVKAPQYIGNAVQELGDYVVRLMRTGVDDKSDFIHIIWMLILCYVLLAAATFIQSIIMTGVAGKSTNRMRIGLFRKMEKLSIRFFDSRNDGEMLSRFTSDLDNISNTLNQALIQVLSNIALMIGVIIMMFQQNVELAFVTLISAPFAIIIATIIIRKARKFVDIQQDELGVLNGYIDEKISGQKIIITNGLEEETIEGFVKQNNVVKNATYKGQVYSGLLFPMMQGISLLNTAIVIFFGGWLALNGDLERTAALGLIVMFVQYSQQFYMPLTQISSQYSLLQLAITGARRVSEVFAEEEEVERENLQTIDGINKGVKLDHVDFAYDPEKPVLKDVSIDVSKGKMVALVGPTGSGKTTVMNLLNRFYNVDRGAILFDDIDIRDIRLDSLRKQVGIVLQDSVLFTGTIRDNIVFGKPEASDEEVINAAKQANIHDFIMNLEKGYETEISDENNIFSVGQKQLMSIARTIITNPSLLILDEATSNVDTVTESRIQKAMDNVISGRTSFVIAHRLKTILDADHIVVLHQGEVIEQGNHDELMKAEGFYSELYHNQFVIE from the coding sequence ATGAAAGAGTTTAAACAAATTAGCCGCTTTTTCTGGCACTATCTGCGGGGTTATAAGCCTCAACTTTTTGTCATTTTAATTGCTGTAGTTTTTGCGACATACCTTCAAGTAAAAGCACCACAATATATTGGTAATGCTGTTCAAGAGCTTGGTGATTATGTTGTTCGTTTAATGCGAACAGGTGTTGATGACAAGAGCGACTTCATCCATATCATTTGGATGCTGATTCTCTGCTACGTACTGCTCGCTGCTGCCACTTTTATCCAAAGTATCATTATGACAGGGGTAGCTGGTAAATCGACGAACAGAATGCGTATAGGGCTTTTCCGCAAGATGGAAAAACTATCGATTCGTTTCTTCGATAGCCGCAATGATGGCGAAATGCTGAGTCGCTTCACTAGTGACTTGGATAACATTTCTAACACACTCAACCAAGCATTGATTCAAGTGCTATCAAACATTGCATTAATGATTGGTGTCATCATCATGATGTTCCAGCAAAATGTGGAACTAGCCTTTGTTACTTTAATATCTGCTCCATTTGCGATTATAATTGCGACTATAATCATTCGAAAAGCCCGCAAATTCGTTGATATTCAACAAGATGAATTAGGTGTTTTGAACGGCTACATTGACGAAAAAATTTCTGGTCAAAAAATTATTATCACAAATGGCTTAGAAGAAGAAACTATTGAGGGCTTTGTTAAACAAAATAATGTTGTTAAAAACGCAACTTACAAAGGTCAAGTTTACTCCGGTTTACTTTTCCCAATGATGCAAGGTATTTCATTATTAAATACAGCTATCGTTATCTTCTTCGGTGGATGGTTAGCTCTAAACGGCGACCTTGAACGCACAGCCGCTCTTGGTTTAATCGTTATGTTCGTTCAATATTCACAACAATTCTATATGCCACTAACACAAATTTCGTCCCAGTACAGCTTGCTACAACTAGCAATCACTGGTGCGCGTCGTGTTAGTGAAGTATTTGCAGAGGAAGAAGAAGTTGAACGCGAGAACTTACAAACAATTGATGGTATTAATAAAGGTGTTAAACTAGATCATGTTGATTTCGCTTATGACCCTGAAAAACCAGTTCTAAAAGACGTTTCAATTGATGTAAGTAAAGGTAAAATGGTGGCGCTTGTTGGACCAACTGGTTCTGGTAAGACAACTGTTATGAACCTTCTTAACCGCTTCTATAATGTCGACCGTGGTGCGATTCTCTTTGATGATATCGACATCCGCGACATTCGCCTTGATTCTCTTCGTAAACAAGTTGGTATCGTGTTGCAAGATTCCGTTCTATTTACAGGAACCATTCGCGATAACATTGTTTTCGGTAAGCCGGAAGCAAGCGACGAGGAAGTGATTAACGCTGCGAAACAAGCTAACATCCATGACTTCATTATGAACCTAGAAAAAGGTTATGAAACAGAAATCAGTGATGAAAACAATATTTTCAGTGTTGGTCAAAAGCAGCTTATGAGTATTGCGAGAACTATTATTACGAACCCTTCTCTACTAATTCTAGATGAAGCGACAAGTAATGTAGATACCGTAACCGAAAGCCGCATCCAAAAAGCTATGGACAACGTTATCTCCGGTAGAACTAGTTTCGTCATTGCCCATCGTTTAAAAACTATCCTTGATGCCGACCATATCGTCGTACTACATCAAGGTGAAGTGATTGAACAAGGTAACCATGATGAGCTGATGAAGGCGGAAGGATTTTATTCTGAGCTTTATCATAATCAGTTTGTTATTGAGTAG
- a CDS encoding CocE/NonD family hydrolase: MKHNQLIIETDIPAKMRDGVTLYADIYRPADEGKYPVLLTRLPYSKSYGLHFLRPNILAEQGYIVIVQDVRGRYTSEGEFVPYIAEVDDGYDTIEWAATLPYSNGDVGMFGLSYYGYTQILAAISGNKHLKTIAPIMAQNSMTDVFNDHDGALELGMWETWNLESMLPNMLTRKYSTREEQEQAANTLMKNLDNLESLYKFKPYKDWPAIGREEMPYFSELLNYEPTHNHWQKIDAKSNYDKINIPGLHVAGWYDCFLDKTIANFQNGHSRKLGDKLVIGPWTHANFAQMIGDRDFGIAATKWGEASMHARHIEWFNHWLKQEPLPEMAAVNYFVMGLNDWKTAETWPPENTAMTPLYFKTGTVSAEFTPPTKESKAKFSYDPENPVPSNGGGTLHKELHADGPRDQQHLELRNDILCYSTAPLEESLEITGPIQVKLWAKTDAPNTDFTAKLVDVFPDGTAFNLADGIIRANKQHGDNVQNKINEYTIDLWATSNLFEKGHQIRVEISSSNFPRFDPNPNTGGSFINSTESQIASQTIYHSPEFPSHILLPIVR; encoded by the coding sequence GTGAAACATAATCAATTAATAATAGAAACAGATATTCCAGCCAAAATGCGAGATGGGGTGACTCTCTACGCAGATATATATCGTCCAGCCGATGAAGGAAAATACCCAGTTTTGCTTACAAGATTACCTTATAGCAAATCATATGGGCTCCATTTTCTCCGTCCTAATATTTTGGCAGAGCAAGGTTATATTGTGATAGTTCAAGATGTTCGTGGTAGATACACATCAGAAGGCGAATTTGTACCTTACATAGCAGAAGTAGATGATGGATATGACACAATTGAATGGGCAGCAACTTTGCCTTATTCTAATGGGGATGTCGGAATGTTCGGGTTGTCGTACTATGGTTATACGCAAATATTGGCTGCGATAAGCGGTAATAAGCATCTAAAAACTATTGCTCCAATTATGGCGCAAAATAGTATGACTGACGTGTTTAACGACCATGACGGTGCGCTCGAGCTTGGTATGTGGGAAACGTGGAATTTAGAATCAATGCTTCCAAACATGCTGACTCGCAAATACAGTACACGTGAAGAGCAAGAACAAGCAGCAAATACATTAATGAAAAACCTAGATAATCTCGAATCATTATATAAATTTAAACCATACAAAGACTGGCCAGCAATTGGGCGGGAAGAAATGCCTTACTTTTCAGAGTTACTTAATTATGAACCAACCCACAATCACTGGCAAAAAATCGATGCGAAAAGCAATTACGATAAAATCAATATTCCAGGGCTTCATGTGGCCGGTTGGTACGACTGCTTTTTAGATAAAACAATCGCTAATTTCCAAAATGGTCACAGCCGTAAGCTTGGAGATAAATTAGTCATCGGACCATGGACTCATGCCAATTTTGCACAAATGATTGGAGATAGAGACTTTGGCATAGCTGCTACTAAATGGGGCGAGGCAAGTATGCATGCAAGACATATAGAATGGTTTAATCACTGGCTGAAACAAGAGCCACTACCTGAAATGGCGGCAGTTAATTATTTTGTTATGGGCTTAAACGATTGGAAAACAGCTGAAACTTGGCCACCCGAAAATACAGCTATGACACCACTTTATTTTAAAACAGGCACAGTAAGCGCAGAATTCACTCCGCCAACCAAAGAGTCAAAAGCGAAATTCAGTTATGACCCGGAAAATCCGGTGCCTTCAAACGGCGGAGGAACTTTACACAAAGAGCTACATGCGGATGGTCCCAGAGATCAGCAACACCTAGAGTTGCGCAACGATATTCTTTGTTATTCAACTGCTCCACTTGAAGAGTCGCTAGAAATTACAGGACCAATCCAAGTAAAACTATGGGCGAAAACAGATGCGCCAAACACTGATTTCACCGCTAAATTAGTCGATGTTTTCCCGGATGGGACAGCCTTTAACCTAGCAGACGGCATTATCCGGGCTAACAAACAACACGGCGATAATGTGCAAAACAAAATTAATGAATATACAATTGATTTATGGGCAACAAGTAATCTTTTTGAAAAAGGGCACCAAATTCGCGTTGAAATTTCTTCAAGCAACTTCCCTAGATTCGATCCAAACCCAAATACGGGCGGTAGTTTTATTAATTCAACCGAAAGCCAAATTGCGAGCCAAACGATTTATCATAGTCCTGAATTTCCGTCACATATTCTTCTGCCAATCGTTCGCTAG